A window from Desulfonatronovibrio magnus encodes these proteins:
- the gpmA gene encoding 2,3-diphosphoglycerate-dependent phosphoglycerate mutase — protein MEEKLILLRHGESLWNRENRFSGWTDVDLSEQGIAEAQEAGKILKFKGYSFDIAYTSVLKRAVRTLWIVLDEIDQMWIPVERSWRLNERHYGALQGMYKEETAKNFGEEQVFLWRRSYDIRPPALNKTDKRYPGYDPRYREVKNSELPLTESLKDTVERFLPYWHGSIAPDLKAGKKCIVTAHGNSLRALVKYLNNVSHDDIVSLNIPTGIPLAYELDEDLRPVKHCYLGDS, from the coding sequence ATGGAAGAAAAATTAATACTGTTGCGACATGGTGAGAGTTTATGGAACAGAGAAAACCGATTTTCCGGATGGACGGATGTCGATCTTTCAGAACAAGGCATTGCTGAAGCTCAGGAAGCAGGTAAGATTCTTAAATTCAAAGGTTATTCTTTTGATATTGCTTACACTTCCGTCCTCAAACGCGCTGTGCGTACTCTTTGGATTGTTCTGGATGAAATAGACCAGATGTGGATTCCAGTTGAACGTTCATGGCGTCTAAATGAGAGACATTACGGGGCATTACAAGGTATGTATAAGGAGGAGACTGCAAAAAATTTCGGAGAAGAACAGGTTTTCCTCTGGCGCAGAAGCTATGATATCCGGCCGCCGGCTTTGAATAAGACTGACAAAAGGTATCCAGGTTATGATCCGCGTTACCGGGAAGTGAAAAATAGCGAGCTACCCTTGACTGAGTCTTTGAAAGATACGGTCGAGCGCTTCTTGCCCTATTGGCACGGATCAATTGCTCCTGATCTCAAAGCAGGGAAAAAATGTATAGTGACAGCTCACGGCAATAGTCTGCGTGCACTTGTTAAATATCTAAACAATGTATCGCATGATGACATTGTCTCGCTGAATATTCCTACAGGAATACCACTGGCATATGAACTGGATGAAGATTTGCGACCTGTTAAGCATTGCTATTTGGGTGATTCTTGA
- a CDS encoding AMP-binding protein yields the protein MNVQTIPELLSSREIDENHEAVIVFYRDSVETISRRDIFQRSGQLCAGLIEAGLEIGDRVVIMAPNSAHWVVTALGVMYAGAVIVPIDTQMPGEDLEHVLSDCEPQFIFTTSELKKRIKKTPENVQVRLFDAEEDDKNSWKGLLSSETARPRAKKDDLAAIFYTSGTTGPPKGVPLTHFNITSNMDSLKPERFINQPDRMLVPLPFHHVYPFTVGLMAELMIGVAIIVPYSLVGPQILRALRQGKANAMLGVPRLYEAIWNALEGRVSARGRIASASFKSMIKMSMIFRQYLNIRIGRYLFSRLHKSLGPDLRLMVAGGAALDPDLGRKFQALGWEVATGYGLSETSPILTFNPPDEIRLESAGRALKGVELSIDDSKSQDKVGEVMARGANVFSGYWNLPDKTEEVLDQDGWFRTGDMGSMDKEGFLYLKGRKSAMLVLSGGENVDPERVEKNLTQSGHIREAGVLEDNDRLAAVVVPETDLVREVSPDKIQQHVEKTVQEESKNLPSHHRPSVLRITMDPLPRTRLGKLRRHKLSELFKSLKDSDVASEASPEPVSIDAMSPEDQQLLSDPAVRSTWDYLTKQYDDQRLSPDSSLSLDLSIDSLNWVELTIALRDNAGVELDDSAVGRVQIVRDLLREAAGAASAGTTGKDLVEELKEPEKMLSSEQLNLLKSPGKTRRLVSSIIYGIIRLPARLFLPVKISGRLPENVPVILAPNHQSALDPLVIITAMDRDKLKSFYWAGFSGLFFTNPLTRWLSRIVRLLPVDPGAAPRASLALAASILKRGDGLIWFPEGQRSPDGKLQEFKSGIGLILRAEPVPVIPVFIKGTWDLMPPGRLLPRPGKVEIIFGEPVSPEEFTMDEAEIADMIRWKVEALSNK from the coding sequence TTCAGCGTTCAGGTCAGCTCTGCGCCGGCCTGATTGAAGCCGGACTGGAAATCGGGGACAGGGTTGTTATTATGGCCCCCAACAGTGCTCACTGGGTGGTAACCGCCCTGGGAGTAATGTACGCAGGCGCGGTAATTGTTCCCATTGATACCCAAATGCCGGGTGAAGACCTTGAGCACGTTCTTTCAGACTGCGAGCCACAATTTATATTCACCACTTCGGAGCTGAAGAAAAGAATAAAAAAAACCCCTGAAAACGTACAGGTCAGACTATTTGATGCAGAAGAAGATGATAAAAACAGCTGGAAAGGACTGCTTAGTTCAGAAACAGCCAGGCCAAGAGCGAAAAAGGATGATCTGGCGGCAATTTTTTATACTTCCGGCACCACTGGTCCGCCCAAAGGGGTTCCCCTTACTCACTTTAACATAACCAGTAATATGGATTCCCTGAAGCCGGAACGTTTTATTAACCAGCCTGACAGGATGCTGGTTCCTCTGCCTTTTCATCATGTCTATCCATTTACAGTGGGTCTTATGGCTGAGCTTATGATCGGAGTGGCCATTATTGTGCCCTATTCCTTAGTGGGACCGCAGATTCTAAGGGCTCTGCGCCAGGGCAAAGCCAACGCCATGCTTGGAGTGCCCAGACTGTACGAAGCCATATGGAATGCCCTGGAAGGAAGGGTTTCCGCGCGCGGCAGAATTGCCTCTGCATCGTTTAAGTCAATGATTAAAATGTCAATGATTTTTCGACAATATTTGAATATCAGAATTGGAAGGTATCTCTTTTCCCGCCTTCACAAGAGTCTGGGACCGGATTTGCGTCTAATGGTCGCAGGAGGTGCGGCCCTTGATCCTGATCTGGGAAGAAAATTTCAGGCTCTTGGGTGGGAAGTGGCTACAGGATATGGCCTGAGTGAGACCTCGCCTATCCTTACTTTTAATCCTCCTGATGAAATCAGGCTCGAAAGCGCGGGCAGGGCTCTTAAGGGCGTGGAGCTGTCCATAGATGATTCAAAATCCCAGGACAAAGTCGGGGAAGTCATGGCCAGGGGGGCCAATGTATTCAGTGGGTACTGGAACCTTCCGGATAAGACTGAAGAAGTGCTGGACCAGGACGGCTGGTTCAGGACCGGGGATATGGGCAGCATGGACAAGGAAGGATTCCTGTATCTGAAAGGCCGGAAATCAGCCATGCTTGTTCTTTCAGGCGGAGAAAACGTGGATCCGGAACGGGTTGAAAAAAATCTGACCCAATCCGGACATATTCGTGAGGCCGGGGTGCTTGAAGACAATGACCGCCTGGCAGCAGTGGTTGTTCCGGAAACGGATTTAGTCCGTGAGGTGAGCCCAGACAAAATTCAGCAGCATGTTGAAAAGACAGTTCAGGAAGAATCAAAAAATTTGCCCAGTCATCACCGTCCATCTGTTTTGCGCATCACCATGGACCCACTGCCCAGAACCCGCCTGGGGAAACTGCGCAGACACAAACTCAGCGAGCTGTTTAAGAGCCTTAAGGATAGTGATGTGGCATCAGAAGCAAGTCCTGAACCAGTTTCTATTGATGCAATGTCACCCGAGGACCAGCAGCTCCTGTCTGATCCAGCCGTCAGAAGTACCTGGGACTATCTAACAAAGCAGTATGATGATCAAAGACTCTCTCCTGACAGCAGCCTTTCCCTTGATCTAAGCATAGATTCCCTTAACTGGGTTGAGCTGACCATTGCTCTTCGGGATAATGCAGGAGTCGAGCTGGATGATTCCGCTGTGGGCCGGGTGCAAATCGTGCGGGACCTTTTGCGCGAGGCTGCAGGAGCTGCCAGTGCAGGGACAACAGGAAAAGATCTGGTTGAAGAGCTCAAGGAGCCTGAAAAAATGCTTTCATCTGAGCAATTGAATCTTCTTAAATCCCCGGGCAAGACTCGTCGGCTTGTTTCTTCCATAATATACGGGATAATACGCCTGCCTGCCCGGCTTTTTCTGCCGGTAAAGATCAGCGGCAGACTTCCGGAAAATGTTCCAGTGATCCTGGCCCCAAACCACCAGAGCGCCCTTGATCCCCTGGTTATTATTACTGCCATGGACAGGGATAAATTGAAATCTTTTTACTGGGCCGGCTTTTCAGGATTGTTTTTTACCAATCCCCTGACCCGCTGGCTCAGCCGCATAGTACGTTTGTTGCCGGTAGATCCCGGGGCCGCACCCCGTGCAAGCCTGGCCCTTGCAGCCTCTATTCTCAAGCGTGGAGACGGACTTATCTGGTTCCCAGAGGGTCAGAGAAGCCCGGATGGAAAGCTGCAGGAATTCAAATCCGGCATTGGACTGATTCTGCGGGCAGAGCCTGTACCGGTAATACCCGTATTTATTAAAGGAACCTGGGATTTGATGCCGCCAGGACGCCTGCTGCCCCGTCCGGGGAAGGTCGAGATCATTTTCGGCGAACCTGTAAGTCCGGAGGAATTTACCATGGACGAGGCTGAAATAGCAGATATGATCCGTTGGAAAGTTGAGGCATTGAGTAATAAATGA
- the ppsA gene encoding phosphoenolpyruvate synthase has translation MNSSKQEEFVLWFEDIGSDDLSRVGGKNASLGEMISALKEQDISVPDGFATTTQAYWKFIDENRMKEKLTSLLDDYQKDRKSLKQTGKAIRKLFNEGDMPEDVSRAVREAYSELSKRYSTDAADVAVRSSATAEDMPEASFAGQQESFLNITGEDSLMEVCKKCFASLFTDRAIAYREENNFKHMDVALSVGIQKMVRSDLAGSGVLFTLDTDSGFPDVVLINAAWGLGENVVQGTVNPDQYTVFKPFLGKEEIDPIIEKTHGSKEKKMVYADAGKTPTRNIKTTQKERDSFVLTDDEIVQLARWGAAIEKHYEKPMDIEWAREGEHDHIYIVQARPETVHSQKAAATLKTYRLMEEGKRLLTGLSIGQSIATGNAAVIKSADQIGKFKDGSVLVTTMTDPDWVPIMKKASAIVTELGGRTSHAAIVSREMGIPAIVGAADATTTLKNDQKITVSCAEGDKGYVYQGYLEFEEQDLDLEKVPDTKTDIMLNIGAPEAAMRWWKLPCRGVGLARMEYLINNVIKIHPLALTRFDKVKDKKARSRITELTRGYEDKEEYFVELLSRGIGVIAASRHPHPVIVRMSDFKTNEYADLIGGRQFEPDEENPMLGWRGASRYYSDEYRDGFALECRAIRRVREKMGFANVVIMIPFCRTPAEADRVLEVLAENGLLRGKKNLEVYVMAEIPSNVIEAEAFASRFDGFSIGSNDLTQLVLGISRDSEKLAHLFDESEESVKRMISMLIETAHKHGSKVGICGEAPSNDSEFAAFLVEEGIDSISLQPDSVIRVIERVAELERSE, from the coding sequence ATGAACAGCAGTAAACAGGAAGAATTTGTGTTGTGGTTTGAAGATATTGGTTCTGATGATCTTTCCAGAGTTGGAGGCAAGAACGCCTCTCTCGGAGAAATGATCAGTGCTTTGAAAGAGCAGGATATTTCAGTTCCAGACGGGTTTGCCACAACAACACAGGCATATTGGAAATTTATTGATGAAAACAGGATGAAGGAAAAACTCACCAGTTTGCTTGATGACTACCAGAAAGACAGGAAGTCCCTGAAACAGACAGGCAAAGCCATTCGCAAGCTCTTTAATGAAGGTGATATGCCGGAAGATGTTTCCAGGGCCGTAAGGGAAGCTTACTCGGAACTAAGCAAAAGGTACAGTACTGACGCAGCGGATGTAGCGGTCCGTTCCAGCGCTACAGCAGAGGACATGCCTGAAGCCAGCTTTGCCGGCCAGCAGGAGTCTTTTCTAAACATTACCGGTGAGGACTCTCTAATGGAGGTGTGTAAAAAATGTTTTGCCTCCCTGTTTACTGACCGGGCCATAGCCTACCGTGAAGAAAATAACTTCAAGCACATGGATGTTGCTTTGTCTGTAGGTATACAGAAGATGGTCCGGTCAGATCTAGCTGGTTCCGGAGTATTGTTCACTCTGGATACTGATTCAGGGTTTCCTGATGTAGTGCTCATCAATGCTGCGTGGGGGCTTGGTGAAAACGTTGTTCAGGGTACGGTCAATCCCGACCAGTATACAGTTTTCAAACCATTTCTTGGTAAAGAGGAAATTGATCCCATTATTGAGAAGACGCACGGGTCCAAGGAAAAAAAGATGGTTTACGCGGACGCGGGCAAAACCCCCACCAGAAATATTAAAACCACGCAAAAAGAGCGTGATTCTTTTGTCCTGACAGATGATGAAATTGTACAGCTTGCCCGCTGGGGCGCTGCAATTGAAAAGCATTACGAGAAGCCCATGGACATTGAATGGGCCAGGGAAGGTGAACATGACCACATTTATATTGTCCAGGCCCGGCCTGAAACTGTGCACTCCCAGAAAGCTGCAGCTACCCTTAAGACTTACAGGCTCATGGAAGAGGGAAAGCGTCTCTTGACCGGCCTGAGCATCGGGCAGAGCATTGCCACGGGTAATGCCGCGGTGATTAAAAGCGCGGATCAGATAGGCAAGTTCAAGGACGGTTCCGTACTTGTAACCACCATGACAGATCCGGACTGGGTGCCCATCATGAAAAAGGCTTCGGCCATTGTTACTGAGCTTGGGGGGCGTACCTCTCACGCGGCCATAGTCAGCAGGGAAATGGGCATCCCGGCCATTGTCGGAGCAGCGGATGCCACCACAACCTTGAAAAATGATCAAAAAATTACAGTTTCCTGTGCTGAAGGGGACAAAGGCTACGTATATCAGGGGTACCTTGAGTTTGAGGAACAGGACCTGGATCTTGAAAAGGTTCCGGACACAAAGACCGATATCATGCTCAACATAGGCGCCCCTGAAGCTGCCATGCGCTGGTGGAAGCTGCCCTGCAGGGGTGTTGGTCTGGCCAGGATGGAATATCTCATCAACAATGTAATCAAGATTCATCCTCTGGCCCTGACCAGATTTGATAAGGTGAAAGACAAAAAAGCCAGGTCCAGGATAACGGAGCTGACCCGTGGTTATGAAGACAAGGAAGAATATTTTGTGGAGCTTCTGTCCCGGGGTATTGGTGTAATAGCTGCTTCCAGACATCCTCATCCGGTAATCGTGCGCATGAGTGATTTCAAGACCAATGAATATGCTGATCTCATCGGCGGCAGGCAGTTTGAGCCTGATGAAGAAAACCCCATGCTGGGCTGGCGCGGTGCGTCCCGCTATTACAGTGACGAGTACAGGGATGGATTCGCCCTGGAATGCCGGGCTATACGCAGGGTCCGCGAGAAGATGGGCTTTGCCAATGTGGTGATCATGATTCCTTTCTGCCGGACACCTGCGGAAGCTGACAGGGTCCTTGAAGTTCTTGCTGAAAACGGACTGCTGCGCGGGAAAAAGAATCTTGAGGTTTATGTCATGGCGGAGATCCCCAGTAATGTCATTGAGGCGGAAGCCTTTGCCAGTCGATTTGACGGGTTTTCCATCGGCTCCAATGATCTTACCCAGCTGGTTCTGGGCATCAGCCGCGATTCAGAAAAACTGGCTCACCTCTTTGATGAAAGCGAAGAATCCGTCAAACGTATGATCAGCATGCTCATTGAAACCGCACACAAGCATGGGAGCAAAGTGGGCATCTGCGGCGAAGCCCCCAGTAATGACAGTGAATTTGCCGCCTTTCTGGTTGAAGAGGGAATTGATTCCATTTCTCTCCAGCCGGACAGCGTGATCAGGGTTATTGAGCGGGTGGCCGAGCTGGAGAGAAGTGAATAA